The sequence ccagggcagggggtggcactggatggtcttcaaaatctcttccaactctaaccattctttgattctactTGAAAAATACCGATACCACTGAATAAAGAGGTAGGAAAATAATAAGACATTTGCAAAGAAGCACAGTGgccagtctgatttttttttcccccctttctttttttccttttttttctcctcctcctttttttttttttcaaatctgtctACTTGGAAAACAATTTCACATGTACAGGAACAGTACGTTGGCGAGCACAAAGAGGACACATCCATTTTGAAGAGGTTATTGcatttaggacaagaggaaacggccacaagttgtgccaggggaggtttaggatggatatcaggaaaaattttttcactgaaagggttatcaagccttggcagaggctgcccagggaagtggtggagacaccatccctggaggaatttaacagccaggcagacgtggtgctgagggacacgggttagtggtggccttggcagtgtcgggttgatggttggacttgatgatctgaaaggtcccttccaaccaagtcggttctacgattctatgctTTTTACCCCAAATAAGTAAACCGATGAAAACCACTGTTGTTTTGTTGAAGTAGAGCGCACAGTTCAGAACTCCAACAAACCAGTATTTATTATTCATAGGGGTTTTTTGGGTGCCTGTCACTTAGTGTGGAGTGATAGACAATCCCATCCCTGTGCCAGGCCAAAGGACATTCTCAGGGTGAGGAAGAGCACGTGACAGTGCCCTGCCAGAGCACACAGGTTAAGAGCATCAAGAGTAAGTGCCCGAGGCCAGGAGAGCATAAAATTCTGTGCAAAACCCAGATGGGGCTGCGGTGTGCCCGGCAGCTCAGCAAGCTCTTTGGTTGTAACCTGTTGGAGAAGTTCAAAAAGGCCGACTGTTGTCCTTCAGAAAAAAGTCTTACTTATACATAACTGTTGGATTCAGATATCAAACGTTTGCTTCAAAGGTTTCGGGGCTTTCACCCATCCTGTTTTGGTAAGAAAACCACGAGACGGTGGGCAAGcatctgctgcagagctggggggatCAAGCCTGGAGAAGTTCTgcaggaaaagggagaagggagtGGTTCGCTCCCCTGAGCTGCTGGCAGGAGGGTTATTTAAAGAGATTATTCTTTTGTTCTGGGAGAGGTTATGCCTTTGTTTCTGTAACAAATGGAAATGAGCTGGAACTCATTAAGAAGAGAAACCTGATTTTTTGACGATGCTCGTTTACCCACTGAACCAGTCAGACTTCTGGCGGAGGCCAGAGGGTTTCTGCACAgttttcatattgaaaaaaaGGGGAATTTTAATGCTATACCTTGTATTCTTCATGCTTTACGTATGTGCATCCTGTAGACAGACAGTCCTCTAATGGTACACAGCGTTTGGTGACGGATACACTCTCTCCGGTAACTTTCATCATGTGTTGGCTAAAGCAGTATCTTGTacctagaaagaaaaatgcatttacctGTCAAATTCTAATTTTGTGTTAGTCTAACAaacaggaagaaacaggaaagaggtcttggatttttttcaaatcttaggctttaaaaaaaaaataattttgacataTTTATCGCAATACATAAATGTCTCACACCCCCTGAGCTCTGGTTTCAAAGCACTCTGGAACACGGAGACTTATCTCTGATCCTAATGTGGGTCTCTGTGTTACAGCTAAATTTTACAAGAAtggtctttaaaaaagaaaacacttgcaATACCTGTTTATGTCCAAAGCTAACCTTTGTTTGtataggtttaattttttttcctagcttcaCGCGTAACCATTAATTCTGTAGAATTACCTAAATCATTACACATTGGAGGTGCCTTTCCCTCTATCCTAACAGTGTGCACAAGCTGTTCTCGCTGCTCGTGCTCCGACCCCGGCTCTCCCAAAGCTCCTGCATAGCCCAGGGGAGATCCTTCACCTTCTCTGTCCCTCAGTTTTATCATATATAAAATAATGCCAAAACACCAGCAGGATCATTGGGATGATTTATGTATTCCTCAGTTTCTTAGTCTTTGGGAAAATGCACCATGAAAGGGACTGCGTCCCCGATATTCCCATCGCATCTTCTGCATGCTCCTCCTATGGGCTTCCTCCTCCACAAGGGAGACCATCTTCATTCTCATCCTCCTCTTTTTTTAAGCTACTCCTCTAGTGACACttgcaaaaagcacagaaaagtcaAAGCAGAGCGACTGACAAATGCTGTGGTTatcctcagccttgaaggaatttgggtttatttcatgCTTTAGTCGTCAGAGGGAAGCTGAAGGCGCTTCCTACCACTCCAAGGTGAAAACACTGGATTTTCAACACAGGAAACATGCCATTAGGTATTTCTTCTCTAAATTATACCTTGCTTCTCATTAAACAAccttattattaataaaattgttgctttcatagggagaaaaaaaaaaaagaaaaggagtgtaATTAATTTAAAGTGACTGTTCCTGTTCAGCCCTCATCTCCGATGGGCAAAGCCCCACATACTTCTCATGTTTTAGGCGTTCGGCAGCAGCCCAGCGAGACTGACGACTGAAGACATTATTTATTAGGCAATAAATCCCCTCAGACATCTGGCGTATCTTTGACCCGCTCTTGAGTGCGATATCCACAGCAAACAGACTCAACTTATCACCAGAGGCTGGAGACCCTGGGTGTGCTGTCTTCCTTCAAACCAACCGGGGCTGCCACATGTGGCTTTTGATGGCTTTTCCAGGCTCTCCTGCCCCACGGGGTGAAGATCTCGCAGTTTTACCCCAAGGGGAGCACTCTCTGCATGATGATCATGAGCTTCTCCTGGGACCTTGCCTGGAAGTGCCGTTCCTCAGCAAATCTGGGCGCTCATCGCTTTATTTCTCCTGCGATGGATCTGCCTGTGCAGAGGAGCTTGCCCCTGACAGGTCCCAGATGGACCAAATAAAGCTTCTAGCACCCCATAACTCTTTTGAGGctgtttcattctttcttccaagtgtgtttttataaaatattgtgCAATCAaccttggaaatatttattttcccccGCACAGAGGGACCTAGCACACCTCTCCTCGTACAGCCACTGCTGCATTGCTGATGGCATCATCTCCTACAAGGCAGGGCTGCAGGTAGGGAGCAAGTCCACAATAAGCAATAAAATCCACCCACTCAGATTAATATTAACTTTTACACTGCATTCCGGTCTgcccctcttctcagggaaggcCAAgctcaatctcttctcccaaggaacaggcgataggacaagaggaaacggcctcaagttgtgccaggggaggtttaggatgaatatcaggaaaaatttcttcaccaaaaaggttgtcaagccttggaagaggctgcccaaggcagtggtggagtcaccatccctggaggtatcgaaaagccgggcagacgtggtgctgagggacatgggttagtgggggtttgggcagtgttgggttgatggttggactcgatgatctgaaaggtccacccccaccaaaacaattctatgattctatgacaacagGCACTATGAGAAGTGCCGGGAGAgcccagagcaaagcagaggtGAGGAACACCACCACAGTGGGGGACATTAACTTCTCTGCAGACAGGGAGGCTACTGGCCAGAGGGGTGGAAGAGGGACTCCAGGCTGACCCCGTGAAGAACACAGGCCCAACACTAtaaaaaaactaccaaaaatTACGGATTTAGAGCGGTTCAAATAAGACTTAGAAGCTGGTGCTTCTAAGCACGGTGGTGCCCAAGCCAGGAGCAAGGTGTATGGCCACAGGGTAAGGATGGCTCTCGGTGGTATTGTATCAAAAAAACATGCATTTACGCTTCCTAAATTTTGCAGTTCCAGAGTGTCACtgtcttttacatttttctttcctctggtgGAACTGTCATGCAAAGACTGCATGATGTTCTTCAGCTATGAGTTATCTCCAAACACCTATATACAATAGACAGCCCCAGTCTCAACCTGCTGACCTACAGCAGCATCGCCCAACAGCTGAAATGCATGTTCTCCACGAGGTCCACCTCACGGGGACCATCCTATACCCCTAAAAGGAGCACAAATGAGGAAACCAGCTATTGAAACCAGAAGTCATGGTGCAGACGGACAGCCAGGCTCAGTGTAAGCAAACCAGTCCTGCATGTTGAGACCTAGCAAGGCTGGTCTCCAGAAGGAGAAagttgtcttttctgttttcaactGGGTAGGGAAACACTGAGTCTGGTATTTCAAAGGGCCCAGAGTCACACATTGACTTTTGAGGGCCCATTTCCCAACCTGCAGCCTCTAATGGTGCTTTCAGGTGCCACCTGCGGTGGCTGGAACATcaccgtggtggtggtggccatcgTGGAGATGATAGCCTGCCCACAGGCTGTACAGAAATAGAGCACTGGGAGCATTTTGAGTGCAGTATTTCCATACAAATTAGATCACTAGCACAGTTTCTGCTTGAGCTGAAGctaataaataacagaaaacaagGTTAATGCATGGCAGGGGGCCTGCCTTCTAGGAAATGCTTTTTCTAATCTCTGTTCAATACCGGGAATTGTGTTTTTACTCTCCATTATAATGAATTTTCTTATACACAAAAGGTGGTTCCCTTTAAGTCCTACATTACAGTTaatgaaaatactttgttttgcttggttttaatggcattctgtttaaaaaaagaaataaggcaaATACCAGGATGGagtattcttgttttctttcatcacTTAACCCAAGGGAAACAGCAAGGGTTCAGATTCAGAtcgctgcagggagggaggcaatGCCACAAGTATGTCCCTCTGTCTCCCAGAGATAAAGTAATTAACCAGCAGATAACCCCAGCCCCCAGAGCACGCCTGGGGTCACGCCTCAAACCTGAGGCTGCGTTTCTGTGGCTTCCTTACCCgaactcaaaaaaaaccaacccaccacatTTGAAAGttaaagcaacaaagaaaaaaaagtcatcttaaCAAATGCTTTCCCGTGTGGAAGCATGTTGGAGGCAAAGCTAAGAGATGTCAACCAAAGCCGTGGGTGAGGAGGCACCCGAAGCAACAGCTGATTTCTACAGAGtggggagaaattattttatcAGCTTTGTTTCCACTGCAACAGGGTAAGGATGGAGCGTTTAAGGCACAGtgcccatccccttccccagttCCCTGCTCCTCTGAAGCTCAGCGACCGCTGGCTCAGCAGTTACTCCTTCCTGGCTGCCATCGCGCATGGTGTCGGGGCAGCCTAGGCACTAACGAGTCCTGCCTGGGGTAAAACATTACCACATCCCTCCAGTTTCAGGAGATTAGAAGTCCTCTGGGCTGAAGATTAAGGGTAGACTCAGATTTCCAGCCAGCCCCTTCTCATGGCTAAAACCCCATCCTTACTTCATGGACTGTGGGCATTTGtaccagcagcaggagggccGGTGACCGTAACGAGCAGCTCCGGTCTGGATGAACACAGACGTACCAAAGCACAGTTTCCCCTCCCCTAAACAGCCACTAAGTACTAATTTTCCGGACAGGCACATCTTTTTTTGGCCAAGTCATTTCTGCTGGCTGTTACTGAAGGCAGATGGTGGAGTCACGCCTCGCTCCCTGCACAGGAATCTACAGGTAACACTGCCCTTAGTCATTTAAATGCCACCTATTCCTGTCAAAACAGGGAGCGTCCACGAACATCGGTCTCATCTGATGCCAACCGGCCTGATCCCTTTTATCGTTGTTGATGTTGTGCTGATTTGAGCTCAAAGCAAATAAATTCTCGGACAGATAACATGCTCTGACACAGGCTGCACACACAGCTGGTTCCTCCCTGCAGTGCAGGTTATGGTCCTtctctttccaaaacaaatattttctaaggGCACTTGTCCCACGACAGACCACAGACATTCCAGATAGATGCTGCACAAGCACTGCTGAGCCtacagaaagcaccaggggagcgGTAAGCCCTggcagcatccctctgccctggcagcatccctctccctctcggctccagcagcatccctctgcccctcttcctcctcagcatccctctgcccccacagccccagcagccatgCATGACGGCTGCCTCCTGCCCATGTGTGGTTTCCACACTGGGGAGGATACAGTCCACGGCCAATCCATGTCCACGGCTTCATCAGGGGCTGTGGACATCTTAATGCTTCTAAGTGTCTCAAAAAGAGAAGCGGTAAGGGAGCGGGAGATCTGAGGATCTCACTGATACCTCTCACTGGTACCTGGGTCTGATACTTGGGTGCCTGTATCCCAAAGCCTTTTCTGAGCTGTTCGAAACTTCAGACTCCAATGGGAGATATGAGcccaaaatactgaaaatatctcAATGCCAGCCAAAAAGAGAGCAGCCTCGGCCGCCCTGAAGCGTGGGCTTGTGCCATGGGGGAGGGAAGCAAACGAAGCGAGAACCGGTCCTGTACCCACCAGTAAGAGAAATACAACCCTTAAATAAACGTCAGCCTGATTTAATTACCAGCTGAGCGAGAGGAGTACGGGGAGTAGATGAAAGTCCTAAACTTCATCCACCgcaaagagacagaaaagcttAAAGGATTACTCGTATCGCTTACACATCTCTCTTGTTGGGGAGGCTTACAAGCGGGAGCAGCAAACGCCAGCATCCGAGTAGGAATTCCTTAAGGAATAATGGGGGCTCAGTGCTGGCCCTGCGGTGGGGACAGTGAGCGGTTGTCATAACGTGGTTTAAATTAAACACTTGCGTGTGGCTGGTTACCTCTTGGACAATAGACATCCGGAGCCCATCGGTTGCATTCATAATTATCTGCTGCCTTTTCGCAGGTGAAACATTTAAATCCGTGAGGATACGGTGTGGCTGAAAGGAACAGACAGTGTTCAGTTAAAATGAGCCGATTAATCCGGTTCTGCTACGCTTTTCAGAGGCACACAGCAGCATTTGTTCTCTTTAGACATGTCTTTCTACAAGTACGCCTGTCCACTTCATCAAGTTGGGCCTGGTTTGTAAAAATCCCGTCACCAAGAGCAACGTGGGAAAGGCACAGGTACAATTAGGACTCAGTTCAGCCGTGTTTACCGGGCAAAAGTACCCGCTGCTGACTTCAAAGGGAGTTAATGTGAGCAAGGAGTGCTTTTTCTCTCCATATCAGAGCTCACATCCAATACTCCTACTTTATCAGGGCTGATAACAAAATATCAGATGGATTAAAATACTTCTGGAAACCATCCCACCGAGGAAAGGAGCTACCCCTTTTGAAGGCAGGCTGATGtccccaaaggaaagaaaaatcaatttgctgAATCTCCAGTTTTTAACAGCAGACTCTATCCTAATTTATCTCGCCAAACGAAGAGCGTGACTTCTTAAGTGGTCTCCTGGCAGGGCTTCTGTAGCACATTCAATACATCTCCAAGATGCTGCCACCTTCTCAGAAGCCAAACGGGTCACGTTTATCTCTGTGGGGTGCAGTAAGCTGAACCTCCACAGACTCACAGGCCACGTCtcacctctcccttctcttcacTTCCTTCCCTTGCCCACCGGCTCTGGGCCAGACCCCGTCCAGGCAGGAGAGGTGAAGCAAGAGGCATTCGCTGCTTGTTTCCCCAGGTTCTTCTGGTTAAGGACCAATGAGTCACCTGGCAGCATCTctggtggggctggtgctgccctCAAGGAACAGTGTGGGGTGAGACAACACAACAGCCCtaataaattcatagaatcacagaatggtttgggttggaagggaccttaaagaacatctagttacaactgccctgccctgggcagggacacctcccaccagaccaggttgctccaagccccctccaacctggccttgaacccctccagggatggggcagccacagcttcttggggcaacctgggccaggctctcaccaccctcacagcaaagaatttcttcctaatatctatattctatatttcttcctaatacctataTTCACCCTGGACCACTTGCAGGTCATGGTTACAGCATAAACCAGGAATTTGATCTTGCTTGTAACAAACATAaatttttcagtcaaatttgGAAAGGCAGGGAGTTTTCTCTGGGAGCAGATGGCAGGCACGGCTCCCTTCCTCTAGAATTAAGTAAGTTTGTATCTGACAAAGCGAACAGACTCATGAAAGTCCACGGGAGATCTGAAGAGGCACAACTTTGCTATAGGGTTTCTTCAGGGAGTTACTGAAAAAATCAGGAGCAGTTGGTGCCGTGGCTGCAAATGGTCACGTTTGGCCCTTGCTCACAGCTATCGATGTGCTTGGGCAAACGGCGTGGCTGCCGGACTTGGTCTTACAGCCACAGAAGTAATCAAGGAGGAGAAAATAGCAAACAAAACACCCCTGACACACTCAGCCACCGTCTGTAACCCTTTCTGTCCTTTAATCCCTTTGGGAAGCAGCATCATGAGATGATCTCATCAtgagacgatctccagaggtcccttccaacccctatcattctgtatTGTGAATATTTATTAAACCTTTGCTCGGCTCTGAGCTCAGCCCCGATGTTTCCACAGCCTTAAGACACATTCGCGCCCCATCCTTACCCCCGTGCAAAGGTGGCTTACTGGAAGGGTGGAGGTAGACAATGTCCTTGACAGTGAAGTCCCGGGGCTGGGTGGCTGGCAGGAGGGTggccagcaggcagagcagcagcacccacGCCGGCGTGGGCTGTGAGGCCATCACCTGGTGAGGACGTACTCATGCGGCGGCCGAAAAACCCCACCTGGGTGAGAACAGAGAACAAGGATGAGAAGAGGAAACCCACCAGAAGCCCAGCCACCACCTCTGCCCACAGCAACCC comes from Numenius arquata chromosome 3, bNumArq3.hap1.1, whole genome shotgun sequence and encodes:
- the LYPD6 gene encoding ly6/PLAUR domain-containing protein 6, which produces MASQPTPAWVLLLCLLATLLPATQPRDFTVKDIVYLHPSTTPYPHGFKCFTCEKAADNYECNRWAPDVYCPRGTRYCFSQHMMKVTGESVSVTKRCVPLEDCLSTGCTYVKHEEYKICTSCCEGSICNLPLPRNTTDAVFTTLSPLNKTQRLPHPALLTTACLWLGLVSQHWVTLPRVVAPES